The following are encoded in a window of Amycolatopsis lexingtonensis genomic DNA:
- a CDS encoding PucR family transcriptional regulator has product MKGLLLRLSGLDADAENAVRVIGFFDRLITARADLDTLVRSTAGLAGCPVGVHAPGRGLSLRAVPGGAVSAPGTAPHGSAVRELEGGVVVWVARAGTPLPLDDMLLERFAIATAILLEHSGVPRPELGDPALVELALSEEAGTAERSRALHLLGFGPSARLRVLATVGGEVPAGRSAVLGTVRAVLTAETDPIPDGGGGRTAAPILEPGPHSNGTRRSTTSAVVGNGHSLPGYRRVGVGPAVPAIEVARSWAFARTALRFTSDDDPVIHWEHLGSLAALDGTLAPDDLPDVRALDRLASETHGEDTLAALSALCATGSARKAAAVLHRHHSTMPARLARAEAVLGFDVDSPAGRFRLHLALMLRRLRDNAELS; this is encoded by the coding sequence ATGAAGGGGCTGCTGCTGCGGCTGTCCGGGCTCGATGCCGACGCCGAGAACGCCGTACGGGTGATCGGGTTCTTCGACCGCCTGATCACCGCCCGCGCGGACCTCGACACCCTGGTGCGCAGCACGGCCGGCCTCGCCGGCTGCCCGGTCGGCGTGCACGCGCCCGGCCGCGGCCTGTCCCTGCGCGCGGTACCCGGCGGCGCGGTTTCCGCGCCCGGGACGGCTCCGCACGGGTCGGCGGTGCGGGAGCTGGAGGGCGGGGTGGTGGTGTGGGTGGCCCGGGCGGGCACGCCCCTCCCGCTCGACGACATGCTGCTGGAGCGGTTCGCGATCGCGACGGCGATCCTGCTGGAGCATTCGGGGGTGCCGCGCCCGGAACTCGGCGACCCGGCGCTGGTGGAGCTGGCGCTGTCGGAGGAGGCCGGGACGGCGGAGCGGTCGCGGGCGTTGCACCTGCTCGGGTTCGGCCCGTCGGCGCGGTTGCGGGTGCTGGCGACGGTGGGCGGGGAGGTACCCGCGGGGCGGTCGGCGGTGCTGGGCACTGTGCGCGCGGTGCTGACGGCGGAGACGGACCCGATTCCGGACGGCGGTGGCGGACGGACGGCGGCACCGATCCTCGAGCCGGGGCCACACTCGAACGGCACCCGGCGATCGACAACGTCCGCGGTAGTCGGCAACGGGCACTCGCTCCCCGGCTACCGCCGAGTGGGCGTCGGCCCCGCGGTTCCGGCCATCGAAGTCGCCCGCTCCTGGGCCTTCGCGCGCACGGCGCTCCGGTTCACCTCCGACGACGACCCCGTGATCCACTGGGAGCACCTCGGCAGCCTCGCCGCCCTCGACGGCACGCTGGCTCCGGATGATCTCCCCGATGTCCGCGCCCTCGACCGGCTCGCGAGCGAGACCCACGGCGAAGACACCCTCGCCGCGCTCTCGGCCCTCTGCGCGACCGGCTCCGCCCGCAAGGCGGCCGCGGTCCTACACCGGCACCACAGCACCATGCCGGCCCGGCTTGCCCGGGCCGAGGCCGTGCTCGGGTTCGACGTCGACTCCCCCGCCGGGCGGTTCCGGCTGCACCTCGCGCTGATGTTGCGGCGGCTGCGGGACAACGCCGAGCTCAGCTGA
- a CDS encoding alpha/beta hydrolase produces MTYAIDPELLPWLDMLPAVALTDHESLLAARSSMSQLGEVLPSYEPANPIDVRDTAVPGPSDAPDVPVRVYAPAGRTEAVPGLLYIHGGGFVLGDLDMFHTTLLRLVDELGIVIVSVDYRLAPEHPFPAPVEDCYAALTWLEAKADELGVDPGRLGVGGESAGGGLSAAVALLARDRGGPALAFQFLGIPELDDRLGTPSMRAYTDTPVWNRPNAVFSWTSYLGAEPGGEDVSPYAAPARATDLAGLPPAFVTTCQFDPLRDEGIEYARRLAHAGVAVELRHYPGTFHGSGLVEAAEISRRMFADEVEALRRGLRV; encoded by the coding sequence ATGACCTACGCGATCGACCCCGAGCTGCTGCCCTGGCTGGACATGCTGCCCGCGGTGGCACTGACCGACCACGAATCCCTGCTGGCCGCGCGCTCTTCGATGTCGCAGCTGGGAGAAGTCCTCCCGAGCTACGAACCCGCGAACCCGATCGACGTCCGGGACACCGCCGTGCCCGGTCCGTCCGACGCACCGGACGTGCCGGTGCGCGTCTACGCCCCGGCCGGCCGCACCGAAGCCGTGCCCGGCCTGCTCTACATCCACGGCGGCGGGTTCGTCCTCGGCGACCTGGACATGTTCCACACCACGCTGCTGCGGCTGGTCGACGAGCTGGGCATCGTGATCGTGTCGGTCGACTACCGGCTGGCGCCCGAGCACCCGTTCCCGGCACCGGTCGAAGACTGCTACGCGGCACTGACCTGGCTCGAAGCCAAGGCGGACGAGCTGGGTGTCGACCCGGGCCGCCTCGGCGTCGGCGGCGAGAGCGCGGGCGGCGGGCTTTCCGCCGCCGTCGCCCTGCTGGCCCGTGATCGCGGCGGCCCGGCGCTGGCCTTCCAGTTCCTCGGCATCCCGGAACTCGACGACCGGCTCGGCACTCCGTCGATGCGGGCCTACACCGACACGCCCGTGTGGAACCGCCCGAACGCCGTCTTCAGCTGGACGAGCTACCTCGGCGCGGAACCGGGCGGCGAAGACGTTTCCCCGTACGCGGCCCCGGCGCGAGCCACCGATCTGGCCGGCCTGCCGCCCGCGTTCGTGACGACATGCCAGTTCGACCCGCTGCGCGACGAAGGCATCGAGTACGCCCGCCGCCTGGCCCACGCGGGCGTCGCGGTCGAGCTCCGCCACTACCCGGGCACGTTCCACGGCTCCGGGCTGGTCGAGGCGGCGGAGATCTCCCGGCGGATGTTCGCCGACGAGGTCGAAGCCCTGCGCCGCGGGCTGCGCGTCTGA
- a CDS encoding NADPH:quinone reductase: protein MKAVVYRRHGGPEVLSLTERAVPEPGPGEVRVRIVVSAVNPTDWKARAGARAEPGADVPETVPNQDGAGVVDAVGPDVTGFSAGDRVWVVIAGAYGPGSGTAQEYTVLPAAKLVRLPDGAGFDEGAGLGIPALTAHRALTVAEDGPSRLAPGALEGRTVLVSGGAGAVGNAAIQLGRWAGATVIATVSSDEKAALARTAGAHHVFRYPDPELGARIREVAPDGVDVVVEVAAGVNAKLHTEVLRPRGTVAMYGDDRGTGTVALEFGANVWLNARYQFLVLYTVGEDKLKAGTEDVTAALADGALRVGEDRGVPIHRFSLADTAKAHATSEDGVTGKVLIDVTAP, encoded by the coding sequence ATGAAAGCAGTAGTCTACCGCCGCCACGGCGGACCCGAGGTGCTGTCGCTGACCGAGCGCGCCGTGCCGGAGCCGGGCCCGGGCGAGGTCCGCGTCCGGATCGTGGTGTCCGCGGTCAACCCCACGGACTGGAAGGCCCGCGCCGGTGCCCGCGCCGAACCGGGCGCCGACGTCCCCGAGACTGTGCCCAACCAGGACGGAGCCGGCGTGGTCGACGCCGTCGGCCCGGACGTCACCGGCTTCTCGGCGGGCGACCGCGTGTGGGTCGTCATCGCCGGGGCCTACGGGCCCGGATCGGGCACCGCGCAGGAGTACACGGTGCTGCCCGCGGCCAAACTGGTCCGGCTGCCCGACGGCGCGGGCTTCGACGAGGGTGCCGGGCTCGGTATCCCGGCGCTGACCGCGCACCGGGCGCTCACCGTCGCCGAAGACGGGCCGTCCCGGCTCGCCCCCGGCGCCCTCGAGGGCCGCACGGTGCTGGTCAGCGGCGGCGCGGGCGCGGTCGGCAACGCGGCGATCCAGCTCGGCCGCTGGGCCGGCGCGACGGTGATCGCGACGGTCAGCAGCGACGAGAAGGCCGCCCTCGCCCGCACGGCCGGCGCCCACCACGTCTTCCGCTACCCCGACCCGGAACTGGGCGCGCGGATCCGCGAAGTCGCTCCCGACGGCGTCGACGTGGTGGTCGAAGTCGCGGCCGGGGTCAACGCGAAGCTGCACACCGAGGTGCTGCGCCCGCGCGGCACCGTCGCGATGTACGGCGACGACCGCGGCACCGGGACGGTGGCCCTCGAGTTCGGGGCCAACGTGTGGCTGAACGCGCGCTACCAGTTCCTGGTGCTGTACACGGTGGGCGAAGACAAGCTGAAGGCGGGCACGGAGGACGTCACCGCGGCGCTGGCCGACGGTGCGCTGCGGGTCGGCGAGGACCGGGGCGTTCCGATCCACCGCTTTTCCCTTGCCGACACGGCGAAGGCGCACGCGACGTCCGAAGACGGCGTCACAGGGAAGGTGCTGATCGACGTCACCGCTCCCTGA
- the glgC gene encoding glucose-1-phosphate adenylyltransferase — MNTGADVLGIVLAGGEGKRLMPLTADRAKPAVPFGGVHRLVDFVLSNLVHGGFRRLCVLTQYKSHSLDRHISTTWRLSSLTGEYVTPVPAQQRLGPRWYQGSADAIHQSLNLVYDEDPDYIAVFGADNIYRMDPRQMLDAHIASGAGVTVAGIRVPRSEASSFGVIRTTDGLMIDAFMEKPDDPPGLPDSPDESYVSMGNYIFTTKVMLEALHADAENAASHHDMGRDIIPALVKSGEAAVYNFNGNVVPGETERDHGYWRDVGTIDSYYEAHTDLISTHPIFNLYNRKWPILAHPGQRAAAKFVEGGSANQSIVSNGCIISGAQVVDSVLSPDVLVEQGAVVQGSVLLDGARVGRGAVVRRAILDKNVVVPPGAHIGVDLARDRGHYHVSEGGIVVLGKGERAI, encoded by the coding sequence GTGAACACTGGAGCCGACGTGCTGGGCATCGTGCTCGCGGGCGGCGAGGGCAAGCGGCTGATGCCGCTGACCGCCGACCGCGCCAAACCCGCCGTGCCCTTCGGGGGTGTGCACCGGCTGGTCGACTTCGTGCTGTCGAACCTGGTGCACGGCGGGTTCCGGCGGCTGTGCGTGCTGACGCAGTACAAGTCGCACTCGCTCGACCGGCACATCTCGACGACGTGGCGCCTCTCGTCGCTCACCGGCGAGTACGTCACGCCGGTGCCGGCGCAGCAGCGGCTGGGGCCGCGCTGGTACCAGGGCAGCGCCGACGCGATCCACCAGAGCCTCAACCTGGTCTACGACGAGGACCCCGACTACATCGCGGTGTTCGGCGCGGACAACATCTACCGGATGGACCCCCGGCAGATGCTGGACGCCCACATCGCTTCGGGCGCCGGCGTGACGGTGGCCGGGATCCGCGTCCCGCGGTCGGAGGCGAGCTCGTTCGGCGTCATCCGCACCACCGACGGGCTGATGATCGACGCGTTCATGGAGAAGCCGGACGACCCGCCGGGCCTGCCGGACTCCCCCGACGAGTCGTACGTGTCGATGGGCAACTACATCTTCACGACCAAGGTGATGCTGGAAGCGCTGCACGCGGACGCCGAGAACGCGGCTTCGCACCACGACATGGGCCGCGACATCATCCCGGCGCTGGTGAAGTCCGGCGAAGCGGCGGTCTACAACTTCAACGGCAACGTCGTGCCCGGCGAGACCGAGCGCGACCACGGCTACTGGCGCGACGTCGGGACCATCGACAGCTACTACGAGGCGCACACCGACCTGATCTCGACGCACCCGATCTTCAACCTCTACAACCGGAAGTGGCCGATCCTCGCCCACCCGGGCCAGCGCGCGGCGGCGAAGTTCGTCGAGGGCGGCTCGGCGAACCAGTCGATCGTCAGCAACGGCTGCATCATCTCCGGGGCCCAGGTCGTGGACTCGGTGCTCTCCCCCGACGTCCTGGTCGAGCAGGGCGCGGTGGTGCAGGGGTCGGTGCTGCTCGACGGCGCCCGCGTCGGCCGCGGCGCGGTGGTGCGGCGGGCCATCCTGGACAAGAACGTCGTGGTCCCGCCGGGCGCGCACATCGGCGTGGACCTGGCCCGCGACCGCGGGCACTACCACGTCAGCGAAGGCGGGATCGTCGTGCTCGGCAAGGGGGAACGGGCGATCTGA
- the glgA gene encoding glycogen synthase: MKVGLLTREYPPEVYGGAGVHVEFLARELRPLVDLDVHCWGADRAGATGHTDPHGYRQPAFTTMDIAVSMANALEGHDLAHSHTWYANLAGHLAKLTHGIPHVVTAHSLEPLRPWKAEQLGGGYRVSSWIEREAYESADAIVAVSGGMRRDVLAAYPAVPPERVHVIHNGIDTTLYRPDPGRDALTKHGIDPDRPYVLFVGRITRQKGVPHLVRAGAKLDPGVQLVLCAGGADTPELDAEFRGLVAELEQSRTGVRWIPEMLPRDEVVQLLTHAAVFACPSVYEPLGIVNLEAMACGTPVVASDVGGIPEVVDDGRTGLLVHYDERDAEGFEAGLAAALNEVVGSPERATAMGTAGRERAVGEFGWRAIAERTVALYEACGRSS, translated from the coding sequence ATGAAGGTCGGCCTGCTCACCCGGGAGTACCCGCCGGAGGTCTACGGCGGCGCCGGGGTCCACGTGGAGTTCCTCGCCCGGGAGTTGCGGCCGCTGGTCGATCTCGACGTGCACTGCTGGGGCGCGGACCGCGCCGGCGCCACCGGGCACACGGATCCCCACGGCTACCGCCAGCCCGCGTTCACGACCATGGACATCGCCGTGTCCATGGCGAACGCCCTCGAAGGTCACGACCTCGCGCACAGCCACACCTGGTACGCGAACCTGGCCGGGCACCTGGCCAAGCTGACGCACGGCATCCCGCATGTCGTCACCGCGCACTCGCTGGAGCCGCTGCGGCCGTGGAAGGCCGAACAGCTCGGCGGCGGCTACCGCGTTTCGTCGTGGATCGAGCGCGAGGCCTACGAGTCCGCCGACGCGATCGTCGCGGTCAGCGGCGGCATGCGCCGGGACGTCCTCGCCGCCTACCCCGCGGTGCCGCCCGAGCGCGTGCACGTGATCCACAACGGCATCGACACGACGCTCTACCGGCCCGACCCGGGCCGCGACGCCCTCACCAAGCACGGCATCGACCCGGACCGGCCCTACGTGCTGTTCGTCGGCCGGATCACCCGGCAGAAGGGCGTCCCGCACCTGGTCCGCGCCGGCGCCAAGCTCGACCCGGGCGTCCAGCTGGTGCTGTGCGCCGGCGGGGCGGACACGCCGGAGCTGGACGCGGAGTTCCGCGGCCTGGTCGCCGAGCTGGAGCAGTCCCGCACCGGGGTCCGCTGGATCCCCGAGATGCTGCCGCGCGACGAGGTCGTCCAGCTGCTCACCCACGCCGCGGTGTTCGCCTGCCCGTCGGTCTACGAGCCGCTCGGGATCGTGAACCTCGAGGCGATGGCGTGCGGCACGCCCGTGGTGGCCAGCGACGTCGGCGGCATCCCGGAGGTCGTCGACGACGGCCGGACCGGCCTGCTCGTGCACTACGACGAGCGTGACGCCGAGGGGTTCGAGGCGGGACTGGCCGCCGCGCTGAACGAAGTGGTGGGGTCCCCGGAGCGGGCCACCGCGATGGGTACGGCCGGCCGCGAGCGCGCGGTCGGCGAGTTCGGCTGGAGGGCGATCGCCGAACGGACGGTCGCCCTCTACGAAGCGTGCGGGAGGTCGTCGTGA